One window of the Chanodichthys erythropterus isolate Z2021 chromosome 2, ASM2448905v1, whole genome shotgun sequence genome contains the following:
- the eomesb gene encoding eomesodermin homolog b, whose translation MPGEGSGSALDDGKVSPIICEDELMSSGRYILDGLGSNRYFMMGSTQQTQESSSPCSLFPYTGQTGGVYAGSDGSRYAASLHYGSVLPSAGFCQSLCAGRGEFSTSYQFGHGSGNAYHSYQGSGSGIGSMALPGAGLRAQVYLCNRPLWLKFHRHQTEMIITKQGRRMFPFLSFNITGLSLTTHYNVFVEIVLADPNHWRFQGGKWVTCGKADNNMQGNKIYIHPESPNTGAHWMRQEISFGKLKLTNNKGANANTAQMIVLQSLHKYQPRLHIVEVSDDGTESTGRDSKTQIFTFPENQFIAVTAYQNTDITQLKIDHNPFAKGFRDNYDSMYTLPERERLTPSPADSPRTQQIVPSARYAMQPFLQDQFVSNRLYSSERTVPQTNSMLSPPADDAAATQRWLVTSVQQTSGSKLELTAYEGDYSSSLLPYSFKSLPLQSAHSLGYYPDAAFASVTAGWSSRGSYPRKVTSGLPWSPRPSPTDFTDEHLPDKDKSREESTFSQSWMEGTASLKPSDSTEPSIYSVVCKRRRISHSESGTENSPTVKCEVSENFNKDSSSSSKAIGCYAFYASS comes from the exons ATGCCCGGAGAAGGATCCGGTTCTGCGCTGGACGACGGGAAAGTTTCACCGATCATTTGTGAAGATGAACTCATGAGCAGCGGCCGCTACATACTCGACGGGCTCGGATCCAATCGATATTTCATGATGGGCTCAACGCAGCAAACGCAGGAAAGTTCGAGTCCGTGTTCCTTGTTTCCGTACACGGGCCAAACGGGAGGCGTGTACGCCGGTTCGGATGGATCGCGGTACGCAGCATCGCTGCACTACGGCTCTGTGCTGCCGTCCGCGGGCTTCTGTCAGTCACTGTGTGCAGGACGCGGCGAGTTCAGCACGAGCTATCAGTTTGGACACGGTTCTGGAAACGCCTACCACTCGTATCAAGGCTCCGGGTCCGGCATCGGCTCCATGGCTCTTCCCGGAGCGGGACTCCGAGCTCAGGTGTATCTCTGCAACCGGCCGCTTTGGCTCAAATTCCACCGGCACCAAACAGAAATGATCATCACCAAACAGGGCAG GCGGATGTTCCCATTTCTAAGTTTCAATATTACCGGCTTGAGCCTGACGACGCATTACAATGTGTTTGTGGAGATTGTTTTAGCGGATCCAAACCACTGGAGATTCCAGGGCGGGAAGTGGGTCACCTGCGGGAAAGCCGACAATAACATGCAAG ggAATAAGATTTACATCCACCCCGAATCGCCGAATACAGGCGCTCATTGGATGAGACAAGAAATTTCTTTCGGTAAACTGAAGCTAACAAACAACAAGGGAGCAAATGCCAATACTGCACAG ATGATTGTCCTTCAGTCTCTACACAAGTACCAGCCGAGGCTTCACATCGTTGAAGTTTCCGACGACGGGACTGAAAGCACAGGACGAGACTCTAAGACTCAGATCTTCACCTTCCCTGAGAACCAGTTCATTGCTGTTACAGCTTATCAAAACACTGAT ATCACTCAACTCAAGATCGACCACAATCCTTTCGCAAAAGGCTTCAGAGATAACTATGATTC GATGTACACACTTCCGGAGCGTGAAAGACTGACGCCGTCGCCGGCGGACTCACCACGGACACAACAGATCGTACCGAGCGCACGCTACGCCATGCAGCCGTTTCTTCAGGATCAGTTTGTCAGCAATCGTCTGTACAGCAGCGAACGGACTGTGCCGCAGACCAACAGCATGCTTTCTCCTCCGGCGGACGATGCTGCCGCCACACAGCGCTGGCTGGTCACTTCAGTGCAGCAAACCAGCGGCAGCAAGCTGGAGCTGACGGCGTACGAGGGCGATTATTCCAGCTCCTTGTTACCTTACAGCTTCAAATCCTTACCTCTGCAGAGCGCACACTCGCTGGGCTACTATCCAGACGCCGCCTTCGCATCCGTGACTGCCGGATGGAGTTCAAGAGGCTCCTACCCGAGGAAAGTGACATCTGGCTTGCCGTGGTCACCCAGGCCGAGTCCCACGGACTtcactgatgaacacctgccTGACAAGGACAAATCTCGGGAGGAAAGCACATTCAGTCAGAGCTGGATGGAGGGCACAGCATCTTTGAAGCCTTCGGACTCTACAGAACCGAGCATTTACTCGGTCGTGTGCAAAAGGAGGCGGATTTCCCACAGCGAGTCTGGGACAGAAAACTCTCCCACGGTCAAGTGTGAAGTGTCGGAAAACTTCAACAAGGACAGTTCCTCCAGCTCCAAGGCTATCGGCTGTTACGCGTTCTATGCCAGCAGCTAG